One genomic segment of Clostridium estertheticum subsp. estertheticum includes these proteins:
- a CDS encoding sugar ABC transporter substrate-binding protein encodes MSKKIIAIVLIIFMILFLGVLSVFMSFNKDFPFGEKKLKFGATYMNMNNAYCVKLNEGIKKVVEAQNGKLISLDAQLEVSKQISQVDDLIAQKVDVIFLNTVDWKGIKPALIAAKKAKIPVIVIDSPVFDDNLVDCTVTSENYNAGVLCAKDLVARLKGKGNVVIIEHPTAKSGIQRIQGFEDIIKKYSGIKIVTRKTSNGQLELAMEVMGSIIQTNKHIDAVMCLNDPTALGVIAAFENNKINNKAYIYGIDGSDDAIAMIEKGKLTATVEQSPDMIGRIAADTALKKLKGIKIEKYINVPVKLINKSNLVYP; translated from the coding sequence ATGTCTAAAAAAATTATTGCAATAGTCTTAATAATTTTCATGATTTTGTTTTTGGGTGTACTCAGCGTATTTATGAGCTTTAATAAAGATTTTCCTTTTGGAGAAAAAAAATTAAAATTTGGTGCAACCTATATGAATATGAATAATGCATATTGTGTTAAACTTAATGAGGGTATAAAAAAGGTTGTTGAGGCTCAGAATGGAAAACTCATTTCACTTGATGCGCAGCTTGAAGTTTCAAAACAAATATCTCAAGTTGATGATCTTATAGCTCAAAAGGTGGATGTTATATTTTTAAATACTGTAGATTGGAAAGGAATAAAGCCAGCATTAATAGCTGCAAAAAAAGCTAAAATACCTGTTATAGTTATTGATTCTCCTGTTTTTGATGATAATTTAGTTGATTGTACGGTGACTTCTGAAAATTATAATGCAGGAGTCTTATGCGCGAAAGATTTAGTAGCAAGATTAAAGGGAAAAGGAAATGTTGTCATTATTGAACATCCGACTGCAAAATCAGGTATTCAGAGAATTCAAGGCTTTGAGGATATAATAAAGAAATATAGTGGGATTAAGATTGTCACTAGGAAGACTTCAAATGGTCAGTTAGAACTTGCTATGGAAGTAATGGGTAGTATAATTCAAACCAATAAACACATAGATGCTGTTATGTGTCTTAATGATCCAACCGCATTAGGTGTTATTGCAGCCTTTGAAAACAATAAAATAAATAATAAAGCATATATTTATGGAATTGATGGATCTGATGATGCAATAGCGATGATTGAAAAAGGTAAACTTACAGCAACTGTTGAGCAGTCTCCAGATATGATTGGAAGGATTGCTGCAGATACTGCTTTAAAAAAGTTAAAAGGAATAAAGATTGAAAAATATATAAATGTACCTGTAAAACTAATTAACAAGTCAAATTTGGTGTATCCATAA
- a CDS encoding mannose/fructose/sorbose PTS transporter subunit IIA — translation MVAIIVGTHGSFSKQILRSAEMIFGMQENVSSVTFETGEGLDDLVEKYKNESEKLDCKDGVLFLVDLFGGSPFNAASRIVTENDNMDVLTGINLPMLLEIYGSRGFSNLEELVSIGKRAGAEGIKSLREVFSETEDDEELL, via the coding sequence ATGGTGGCTATTATTGTTGGAACGCACGGAAGTTTTTCAAAACAAATATTGAGATCAGCTGAAATGATATTTGGCATGCAAGAAAACGTTTCATCAGTTACTTTTGAGACAGGTGAAGGGCTTGACGATCTTGTAGAAAAGTATAAAAATGAATCAGAAAAATTAGATTGTAAAGATGGAGTACTTTTTTTAGTGGATTTGTTTGGAGGAAGTCCATTTAATGCAGCAAGTAGAATAGTAACAGAAAACGATAACATGGATGTTCTTACTGGTATTAACTTACCAATGCTACTTGAAATTTATGGATCTAGAGGATTTTCTAATCTTGAAGAGCTAGTGAGTATAGGTAAAAGAGCAGGAGCTGAAGGAATAAAATCATTAAGAGAAGTTTTTTCAGAGACAGAGGATGATGAAGAGCTATTATAA
- a CDS encoding PTS sugar transporter subunit IIB — translation MEINFVRIDDRLIHGQVASIWVKETRCNKIFVCSDEVAEDKLRKTLLLKVAPPGVKAYVLPIDKVLEVYKNPKYDSFKALILCVKPGDVLRLIEGGMVMKSVNLGGMCFKTGRTQISGAVSLGPEDIDALNKIHELGIELELRKIASDSKIDVMSKIKDL, via the coding sequence ATGGAAATAAACTTTGTGAGGATAGATGACAGATTAATACATGGCCAAGTTGCAAGTATATGGGTAAAAGAAACAAGGTGTAATAAAATATTTGTGTGTAGTGATGAGGTTGCTGAAGACAAATTGAGAAAAACATTACTTTTAAAAGTTGCACCTCCAGGAGTAAAAGCTTATGTATTACCTATTGATAAGGTACTAGAGGTTTACAAAAATCCAAAATATGATTCTTTTAAAGCACTAATATTATGTGTAAAGCCTGGAGATGTTTTAAGACTTATTGAAGGTGGTATGGTTATGAAATCAGTAAATCTTGGAGGAATGTGTTTTAAAACTGGAAGAACACAGATAAGCGGTGCAGTTTCTCTTGGACCTGAAGATATTGATGCCCTAAATAAAATACATGAATTGGGAATTGAACTTGAACTAAGAAAAATTGCAAGTGATTCGAAAATTGATGTAATGAGTAAAATAAAGGATTTATAA
- a CDS encoding PTS mannose/fructose/sorbose transporter subunit IIC → MTTIQFILVLVVAMITGMGSVLDSMQTHRPIIACTLIGLVLGDLQKGIILGGTLELLALGWMNVGAAMGPDSALASVIATILVITGNQPIGTGIAIAIPIAAAGQVLTIFVRTITIFFQHRCDKYAEDGNFRAIEIAHFGALILQGLRIAIPAALVAAVAGTSGVTAMLAAIPLPITRGLQIAGGMIVVVGYAMVINMMEAKYLMPFFLVGFSIAAFTSFTLVGFGILAVSVAIFYIQLNPKYSQVQVYDELDDL, encoded by the coding sequence ATGACTACTATTCAATTTATTTTAGTACTTGTTGTCGCTATGATAACAGGCATGGGAAGTGTGCTTGACAGTATGCAAACACACAGACCGATTATAGCATGTACTTTAATTGGTCTTGTCTTAGGGGATTTACAAAAAGGAATTATTTTAGGTGGTACATTAGAACTTTTAGCTCTAGGTTGGATGAACGTTGGAGCGGCTATGGGACCAGATAGTGCACTTGCTAGTGTTATTGCAACTATTTTGGTAATAACAGGTAATCAGCCAATTGGTACAGGTATAGCAATTGCAATTCCAATCGCAGCAGCTGGGCAAGTTTTAACGATATTTGTTAGAACTATAACAATATTTTTTCAACATCGTTGTGATAAATATGCTGAAGACGGTAATTTTAGAGCTATAGAAATCGCTCATTTTGGAGCATTGATATTGCAAGGTCTTCGTATTGCAATCCCAGCGGCGCTAGTAGCAGCTGTAGCTGGTACTAGCGGAGTTACTGCAATGCTTGCAGCAATACCTCTACCTATAACAAGAGGATTACAAATTGCTGGTGGAATGATCGTTGTTGTTGGTTATGCTATGGTAATTAACATGATGGAAGCAAAATACTTAATGCCATTCTTCTTAGTTGGTTTTTCAATTGCAGCATTTACGTCATTTACACTTGTTGGATTCGGAATACTTGCTGTTTCAGTAGCTATATTCTATATCCAATTAAATCCAAAATATAGTCAAGTTCAAGTTTATGATGAATTAGATGATTTGTAA
- the manZ gene encoding PTS mannose transporter subunit IID gives MFWRSWFILGSFNFERNQSMGFCVSMIPAIKRFYTTKEDQSAALKRHLEFFNTTPYMAAPIMGVTAAMEQERAIGAPIDDAAISGVKIGLIGPLAGVGDPVFWGTLRPLFAALGASVALTGSILGPLLFFIPFNICRILTLWFGLKFGYEKGTAIVSEASGNTLQKITEGASIAGLFIMGALVCKWTNINVPLVVSKIKGADGKMVVTTVQTILDSLIPGLLPLLLTFGCMKLLKKKVNPMTIIFGMFAVGILGYMGGFLK, from the coding sequence ATGTTTTGGCGTTCATGGTTTATATTAGGATCATTTAACTTTGAAAGAAATCAAAGTATGGGTTTTTGTGTAAGTATGATTCCGGCTATAAAGAGATTTTATACAACTAAAGAAGATCAATCAGCAGCACTAAAAAGACATTTAGAATTTTTTAATACTACTCCATATATGGCTGCACCTATCATGGGTGTTACAGCAGCTATGGAACAAGAAAGAGCTATTGGAGCACCAATTGATGACGCAGCTATTAGTGGTGTAAAGATTGGACTTATAGGACCACTTGCAGGTGTAGGCGATCCTGTATTTTGGGGAACATTAAGACCGCTTTTCGCAGCATTAGGTGCATCAGTTGCACTTACTGGAAGCATTCTAGGACCATTGCTTTTCTTTATACCATTTAATATTTGTAGAATACTTACATTATGGTTTGGACTTAAATTTGGATATGAAAAAGGGACAGCGATTGTATCAGAAGCATCTGGTAACACGTTGCAGAAAATAACTGAAGGTGCTTCAATAGCAGGACTATTTATAATGGGAGCACTAGTTTGTAAATGGACTAATATTAATGTACCATTAGTAGTCTCAAAAATTAAAGGTGCTGATGGTAAAATGGTTGTTACTACAGTTCAAACTATTTTGGATTCTTTAATTCCAGGATTACTTCCATTATTATTAACTTTTGGTTGCATGAAATTATTAAAGAAAAAAGTTAATCCTATGACAATAATATTTGGAATGTTTGCTGTGGGTATATTAGGTTATATGGGTGGATTCTTAAAATAA
- a CDS encoding methyl-accepting chemotaxis protein has protein sequence MKKMFNNLKISTKLLSLVFFLAIFIGSVGFLGLYNMNKINSNATLLHDYNLVSIEQVNTLRQNYSDIRTALIKMVYKERKDKGEDEEIIAEIEGLTKKNENLFAIIKSTNEKMRVDKSQADQEKDKVLFDKIESSSKGYLASGKKAVDYGVAKDFKSAAGQLSGASKDRATLFEGIDGLNASSVKEADSFYSDNNITFNGSRMIIITITVLGFACSIILGLFIALAISGQLKKVVNFAGDMGNGDLTKDIDIDSKDEIGDLARALNKAKDNMKLLISEIINSSSDISAASEELSATSEEVSSKMDIVNESTDHITTGIQYLSATTQEVSASTKEIESTTMNLINKANESSKSAVEIKKRAAEIKVKATKNIEQGNEIYEKNRMNILKAIDDGKVVKDITVMADSIGAIAEQTNLLALNAAIEAARAGEMGKGFAVVADEVRSLAEQSSVAVENIQSMVNKIEVAFNNLSISGKEVLEYLETGVKPSYQLLMTTGVQYDQDADFINNMASEIASTSKQMKEVIDKVTYAIDNLSATTDKSAASTEDISNSINEITMAIGEVASSAQSQAETSQKLIDVTNKFNV, from the coding sequence ATGAAAAAAATGTTTAATAATTTAAAAATTTCAACAAAATTGCTATCACTAGTGTTCTTTCTGGCTATATTTATAGGAAGCGTAGGTTTTTTAGGACTATACAATATGAATAAAATTAATTCAAATGCAACATTACTACATGACTATAATTTAGTTAGCATAGAACAAGTAAATACATTAAGGCAAAATTATTCGGATATCAGAACAGCGTTAATTAAGATGGTTTATAAAGAAAGAAAAGATAAAGGTGAGGATGAAGAGATTATTGCAGAGATAGAGGGTTTAACTAAAAAAAATGAAAATTTATTTGCAATAATAAAAAGTACTAATGAGAAGATGAGGGTAGACAAGAGTCAAGCAGATCAAGAAAAAGATAAAGTTCTGTTTGATAAAATTGAAAGCTCATCAAAGGGATATTTAGCTTCAGGGAAAAAGGCAGTCGATTATGGAGTAGCTAAAGATTTCAAATCAGCTGCAGGTCAACTCTCAGGGGCATCAAAAGATAGAGCAACTTTATTTGAGGGCATTGATGGGCTGAATGCTAGTAGTGTTAAAGAAGCCGATTCATTTTACTCAGATAACAATATAACATTCAATGGGTCTAGAATGATCATAATAACAATTACTGTATTGGGATTTGCTTGCTCAATTATATTAGGACTTTTTATAGCTTTAGCTATTTCAGGACAACTAAAAAAAGTTGTTAATTTTGCTGGAGATATGGGAAATGGAGATTTAACTAAGGACATAGATATTGATTCAAAAGATGAAATAGGGGATCTTGCTAGAGCGCTAAATAAAGCAAAAGACAATATGAAATTACTTATATCAGAAATAATTAATAGTTCTAGTGATATCAGTGCTGCTAGTGAAGAGTTATCTGCAACATCAGAAGAGGTTTCTTCAAAAATGGATATTGTTAACGAATCGACTGATCATATAACCACTGGAATTCAATATTTAAGTGCTACAACGCAGGAAGTTAGTGCATCGACAAAGGAAATTGAAAGTACAACAATGAATTTAATTAATAAGGCTAATGAAAGTTCTAAATCAGCAGTAGAAATTAAGAAAAGAGCAGCTGAAATAAAAGTAAAAGCTACAAAAAATATAGAGCAAGGTAATGAAATATATGAGAAAAATCGTATGAATATACTAAAGGCAATAGATGATGGAAAAGTAGTTAAGGATATTACTGTTATGGCAGATTCAATTGGGGCTATAGCTGAGCAAACAAATTTACTTGCATTAAATGCTGCTATTGAAGCTGCTAGAGCAGGTGAAATGGGTAAGGGATTTGCAGTAGTTGCAGATGAAGTAAGAAGTCTTGCTGAGCAATCATCTGTTGCAGTAGAAAATATTCAGAGCATGGTAAATAAGATTGAAGTGGCATTCAATAATTTATCTATAAGTGGTAAGGAAGTTTTAGAGTACCTTGAAACCGGTGTAAAACCAAGTTATCAATTACTTATGACTACTGGAGTTCAATATGATCAAGATGCAGACTTTATTAATAATATGGCAAGTGAAATAGCTAGTACATCAAAACAAATGAAAGAAGTTATAGATAAGGTAACTTATGCAATAGATAATTTATCAGCAACTACTGATAAATCAGCTGCTAGTACAGAAGATATATCTAATAGTATAAATGAGATAACAATGGCGATAGGGGAGGTAGCAAGTTCAGCTCAAAGCCAAGCTGAAACTTCTCAGAAACTAATAGATGTAACTAATAAGTTTAATGTTTAA